The Microbacterium paraoxydans genome includes a window with the following:
- a CDS encoding heavy metal translocating P-type ATPase: MDTPSATSVELEIGGMTCASCAMRIEKKLNRLDGVTATVNYATEKASVTVPAGVDTAVLIAEVEKTGYTAVVPAPRAPEGAQPDGEQPDPELTALRQRLIASVVLTVPVIAMAMIPALQFTYWQWLSLALAGPVIVWAAWPFHKAAWINLRHGAATMDTLISMGTIAALLWSLYALFFGTAGMPGMTHPFEFTVAPSDGAGNIYLEVGAGVTTFILAGRYFEKRSKRQAGAALRALLELGAKEVAVLRDGVETRIPTSALRVGDEFVVRPGEKIATDGVVVGGTSAVDASMLTGESVPVEVGEGDVVTGATVNAGGRLVVRATRVGADTQLAQMARLVEEAQTGKAEVQRLADRVSGIFVPIVIVIALGTLVAWLAAGYPAAAAFTAAVAVLIIACPCALGLATPTALLVGTGRGAQMGILIKGPEVLESTRKVDTVVLDKTGTVTSGRMTLTAVHTDDGVQREELLRLAGALEDASEHPIAQAVAAAATRELGTLPSVEEFANVEGRGVQGIVDGHAVVVGRASLLADWSQHLSAGLAAVKAEAEAQGKTAIAVGWDGRARGVLVVADTVKATSAEAVAQLRALGLTPVLLTGDNRAVAEQIAREVGITEVIAEVLPQDKVEVVRRLQGGGKVVAMVGDGVNDAAALAQADLGLAMGTGTDAAIEASDITLVRGDLRSAADAIRLSRRTLGTIKGNLFWAFAYNVAAIPLAALGLLNPMLAGAAMAFSSVFVVGNSLRLRSFRSRAVDTP, encoded by the coding sequence ATGGACACTCCGTCCGCGACCAGCGTGGAGCTGGAGATCGGCGGCATGACCTGCGCGTCGTGCGCGATGCGGATCGAGAAGAAGCTCAATCGTCTCGACGGCGTCACCGCCACCGTGAACTACGCGACCGAGAAAGCGAGCGTCACGGTGCCGGCGGGCGTCGACACCGCCGTGCTCATCGCCGAGGTCGAGAAGACCGGATACACCGCCGTCGTCCCGGCGCCTCGCGCGCCGGAGGGTGCGCAGCCCGACGGAGAGCAGCCGGATCCGGAGCTCACGGCGCTGCGGCAGCGGCTGATCGCCTCCGTCGTGCTCACCGTCCCGGTCATCGCGATGGCGATGATCCCGGCGCTCCAGTTCACGTACTGGCAGTGGCTGTCGCTCGCGCTCGCGGGTCCCGTGATCGTGTGGGCGGCCTGGCCGTTCCACAAGGCGGCGTGGATCAACCTCCGGCACGGAGCGGCCACGATGGACACGCTCATCTCGATGGGTACGATCGCCGCGCTGCTGTGGTCGCTGTACGCGCTCTTCTTCGGCACCGCCGGGATGCCCGGCATGACGCACCCGTTCGAGTTCACCGTCGCGCCCAGCGACGGCGCAGGGAACATCTACCTCGAGGTCGGAGCGGGGGTGACCACGTTCATCCTCGCCGGACGCTACTTCGAGAAGCGCTCCAAGCGGCAGGCCGGTGCGGCGCTCCGCGCCCTGCTGGAGCTCGGCGCGAAGGAGGTCGCCGTGCTCCGCGACGGCGTCGAGACGCGCATCCCGACGAGCGCGCTGCGGGTCGGCGACGAGTTCGTCGTGCGCCCGGGGGAGAAGATCGCCACCGACGGGGTGGTGGTCGGCGGCACGTCCGCCGTCGATGCCTCGATGCTGACCGGTGAGTCGGTGCCCGTCGAGGTCGGGGAGGGCGACGTCGTCACCGGCGCCACCGTGAATGCCGGGGGACGCCTCGTCGTCCGTGCGACCCGCGTCGGCGCCGACACCCAGCTCGCGCAGATGGCGCGGCTCGTGGAGGAGGCGCAGACCGGGAAGGCCGAGGTGCAGCGGCTCGCGGACCGTGTCTCCGGGATCTTCGTGCCGATCGTGATCGTGATCGCCCTCGGCACGCTCGTGGCCTGGCTCGCGGCCGGGTACCCGGCTGCCGCCGCCTTCACCGCCGCGGTCGCGGTGCTCATCATCGCCTGCCCCTGCGCTCTGGGTCTGGCCACGCCGACCGCTCTCCTCGTCGGCACGGGTCGCGGCGCCCAGATGGGCATTCTCATCAAGGGCCCCGAGGTGCTCGAGTCGACCCGGAAGGTCGATACGGTCGTGCTCGACAAGACGGGCACCGTCACCTCCGGTCGCATGACGCTGACGGCGGTGCACACCGACGACGGCGTGCAGCGCGAGGAGCTGCTGCGGCTCGCCGGGGCCCTCGAGGACGCCTCCGAGCACCCCATCGCGCAGGCCGTGGCGGCCGCGGCCACCCGGGAGCTCGGCACCCTTCCGAGCGTCGAGGAGTTCGCGAACGTCGAGGGCAGGGGCGTCCAGGGCATCGTGGACGGCCACGCCGTCGTCGTGGGACGCGCCTCGTTGCTCGCCGACTGGTCGCAGCACCTGTCCGCGGGGCTGGCTGCGGTCAAGGCCGAGGCGGAGGCCCAGGGCAAGACCGCGATCGCGGTGGGCTGGGACGGTCGTGCCCGCGGGGTGCTCGTCGTCGCCGACACGGTCAAGGCCACGAGCGCGGAGGCGGTGGCGCAGCTCCGGGCGCTGGGACTGACGCCCGTCCTGCTCACGGGAGACAACCGTGCGGTGGCCGAGCAGATCGCCCGCGAGGTGGGGATCACCGAGGTGATCGCCGAGGTGCTGCCCCAGGACAAGGTCGAGGTGGTGCGCCGGCTCCAGGGCGGAGGAAAGGTCGTCGCGATGGTGGGAGACGGTGTGAACGACGCCGCGGCCCTCGCCCAGGCGGACCTCGGGCTGGCGATGGGGACCGGGACCGACGCGGCGATCGAGGCCAGCGACATCACGCTCGTCCGCGGCGACCTCCGCAGCGCGGCCGACGCGATCCGCCTGTCCCGCCGCACGCTCGGCACGATCAAGGGCAACCTGTTCTGGGCGTTCGCCTACAACGTCGCCGCCATCCCGCTCGCGGCGCTCGGCCTGCTCAACCCCATGCTCGCCGGTGCGGCGATGGCGTTCTCCAGCGTCTTCGTCGTCGGCAACAGCCTCCGCCTGCGGTCCTTCCGCAGCAGGGCGGTGGACACCCCGTGA
- a CDS encoding HAD family hydrolase, with the protein MDSSPLSSWRDTGTRRTIEAFVAAVTEGPDAIPVDERIAVFDNDGTLWSEKPMPTQLHYVVERWREEATRDPSLADRQPYRAAVTGDLAWLGTAIDKHYAGDDSDLGVIIQALLGLTDGVSVEDYARSVAEFYRTAQHPLLGRPYAESVYRPMVELLRYLESHGFTCYIVSGGERDFMRPMTQANYGIPPERVIGSALGLAYDEKDASVRYSSALAFFDDGPEKPVRIWSRIGRRPLLAAGNSNGDLPMLDFAHGGPRPGLALLIHHDDADRDDTPYDTGAEQALRAAADRGYTVVSVRDDWASLFPDPI; encoded by the coding sequence ATGGACTCCTCACCTCTGTCTTCCTGGCGGGACACCGGCACGCGGCGCACCATCGAGGCGTTCGTCGCCGCCGTGACGGAGGGCCCCGACGCCATCCCCGTCGACGAACGCATCGCGGTGTTCGACAACGACGGCACTCTCTGGTCGGAGAAACCCATGCCCACCCAGCTGCACTACGTCGTCGAGCGCTGGCGCGAGGAGGCGACCCGCGACCCCTCCCTGGCCGACCGGCAGCCCTACCGCGCCGCGGTCACCGGTGACCTCGCCTGGCTCGGCACCGCGATCGACAAGCACTACGCCGGCGACGACTCCGACCTCGGCGTCATCATCCAGGCGCTCTTGGGATTGACCGATGGCGTGAGCGTGGAGGACTACGCCCGCTCCGTCGCGGAGTTCTACCGCACGGCCCAGCACCCGCTCCTCGGCCGCCCCTACGCCGAATCGGTGTACCGCCCGATGGTCGAGCTGCTGCGGTACCTCGAGAGCCACGGCTTCACGTGCTACATCGTGTCGGGCGGCGAGCGCGACTTCATGCGGCCGATGACCCAGGCGAACTACGGCATCCCTCCCGAGCGCGTGATCGGCTCGGCGCTCGGACTCGCTTACGACGAGAAGGATGCCAGCGTCCGCTACTCCTCGGCCCTGGCGTTCTTCGACGACGGACCGGAGAAACCGGTGCGGATCTGGAGTCGGATCGGGCGGCGCCCGCTGCTGGCGGCCGGCAACTCGAACGGCGACCTGCCGATGCTCGACTTCGCGCACGGCGGCCCTCGGCCCGGACTCGCCCTGCTGATCCATCACGACGACGCTGACCGCGACGACACGCCCTACGACACGGGAGCGGAGCAGGCCCTCCGCGCAGCCGCCGACCGCGGGTACACCGTGGTGAGTGTCCGCGACGACTGGGCGTCCCTGTTCCCCGACCCCATCTGA
- a CDS encoding heavy-metal-associated domain-containing protein, giving the protein MSTSEYQVTGMTCGHCEMAIRDEVSRIPGVEGIDVSAQSGRLVVRSSAPVDDTAVLAAVDEAGYQAVRS; this is encoded by the coding sequence ATGAGCACGAGCGAGTACCAGGTCACCGGAATGACGTGCGGCCACTGCGAGATGGCGATCCGCGACGAGGTGTCGCGCATCCCCGGTGTCGAGGGTATCGATGTCAGCGCGCAGAGCGGGAGACTCGTGGTGCGCAGCTCCGCCCCCGTCGACGACACGGCCGTGCTGGCCGCCGTGGACGAGGCGGGCTACCAGGCGGTCCGGTCCTGA
- a CDS encoding SHOCT domain-containing protein, translated as MPLRRFGRPGLIGLAARTAVVAGTATAVQGAAVRHQERRAQSEYEQQQYEAAQQQAQMDDAARTAAAQYAPPTSPPAAPPSAADDLIAKLQELGSLKASGVLTDEEFTAAKQKLLS; from the coding sequence TGCGGAGATTCGGCCGGCCGGGGCTCATCGGTCTCGCCGCGCGGACCGCGGTGGTCGCCGGGACGGCGACCGCGGTGCAGGGAGCCGCGGTGCGGCACCAGGAGCGCCGCGCACAGAGCGAGTACGAGCAGCAGCAGTACGAGGCCGCCCAGCAACAGGCCCAGATGGACGATGCGGCCCGCACCGCGGCCGCGCAGTATGCGCCGCCCACGAGCCCGCCGGCCGCGCCGCCCTCAGCGGCGGACGACCTGATCGCCAAGCTGCAGGAGCTCGGATCGCTGAAGGCCTCCGGCGTGCTGACGGACGAGGAGTTCACGGCCGCGAAGCAGAAGCTGCTGAGCTGA
- a CDS encoding arylsulfatase, producing MSEFNADFSGEITLDVRDARPDWSPYELRKAPDGAPNVLVVLYDDTGLASWSPYGGRIAMPTMDRLAAGGLTYTQWHTTALCSPTRSTMLTGRNHHVNRAGVIMEGTNGFPGFAGRLPAECATIGQVLQENGYSTFWLGKNHNVPEEDIAPGGSRSMWPLQLGFDRFYGFLGGETNNWYPDLVEDNHFIEQPYRPEDGYHLSKDLADQALAMIRNQQASNPSKPWYMWFCPGANHAPHHAPQEYIDKYKGAFDDGYDAYREWVLARMIEKGVLPEGTQMTPFNPLPEEAANPADHVRPWAELNDDERRLFARMAEVFAGFSEYTDAQVGRIVDYLEETGQLDNTIIFYCADNGASGEGSPDGSVNENKFFNGYPDDLAENLAMIDTLGSADTYNHYPTGWAAAFSTPFQMFKRYSQYSGGTCDPMVVHWPKGIAAKGELRHQYHHSVDVVATVLDVIGIAMPESYRGVPQRPLDGVSMKYSFDAAPDGPTRKSVQYYSMLGTRGIWKDGWKAAAVHAPLSGKGHFDDDVWELYHVAEDRSESNDLAATHPEKLQELIAAWFAEAEANFALPLDDRSAREILTVPRPQAEAPRERYVYFPGTAAVPESVAVNVRGRSYKIIADVILEQGAEGVLFAHGSRFGGHSLFLKDNRLVYVYNFLGIPPEQSFTSDELAPGPHTLGVEFVREGAGEHGESVGTATLYVDDRAVASGPMRAQVGKFTLCGDGLCVGWDSADPVSAQYANPFPFTGGTLLGVAVDVSAEQYLDMELEAAAMLSRE from the coding sequence ATGTCGGAATTCAACGCGGACTTCTCGGGCGAGATCACGCTGGACGTCCGCGACGCCCGACCCGACTGGTCGCCGTACGAGCTGCGGAAGGCGCCGGACGGAGCGCCGAACGTCCTCGTGGTGCTGTATGACGACACCGGTCTGGCCTCGTGGTCGCCGTATGGCGGCCGCATCGCGATGCCGACGATGGACCGTCTGGCCGCCGGGGGTCTCACCTACACGCAGTGGCACACCACGGCGCTGTGCTCTCCCACGCGGTCCACCATGCTCACGGGCCGTAACCACCACGTCAATCGCGCGGGCGTCATCATGGAGGGCACGAACGGCTTCCCCGGCTTCGCGGGGCGGCTCCCCGCCGAGTGCGCGACCATCGGACAGGTTCTGCAGGAGAACGGGTACAGCACGTTCTGGCTCGGCAAGAACCACAACGTCCCGGAAGAGGACATCGCGCCGGGGGGCAGCCGCTCGATGTGGCCGCTGCAGCTCGGCTTCGACCGCTTCTACGGCTTCCTCGGCGGGGAGACCAACAACTGGTACCCCGACCTGGTCGAGGACAACCACTTCATCGAGCAGCCGTACCGCCCGGAGGACGGCTACCACCTGTCGAAGGACCTCGCCGACCAGGCGCTCGCGATGATCCGGAACCAGCAGGCCTCGAATCCCTCGAAGCCCTGGTACATGTGGTTCTGCCCGGGCGCGAACCACGCGCCGCACCACGCGCCGCAGGAGTACATCGACAAGTACAAGGGGGCGTTCGACGACGGCTACGACGCCTACCGCGAGTGGGTGCTCGCCCGCATGATCGAGAAGGGCGTGCTGCCGGAGGGCACGCAGATGACGCCGTTCAACCCGCTGCCGGAAGAAGCGGCGAACCCGGCCGATCACGTGCGCCCGTGGGCGGAGCTGAACGACGACGAGCGGAGGCTGTTCGCGCGGATGGCGGAGGTCTTCGCGGGCTTCTCCGAGTACACGGATGCCCAGGTCGGCCGGATCGTGGACTACCTGGAGGAGACGGGGCAGCTGGACAACACGATCATCTTCTACTGCGCCGACAACGGCGCCTCGGGGGAGGGATCGCCGGACGGCTCCGTGAACGAGAACAAGTTCTTCAACGGCTACCCCGACGACCTCGCCGAGAACCTCGCGATGATCGACACGCTCGGGTCCGCCGACACCTACAACCACTACCCGACGGGGTGGGCGGCGGCGTTCTCCACGCCCTTCCAGATGTTCAAGCGGTACTCCCAGTACTCCGGCGGCACCTGCGACCCGATGGTCGTGCACTGGCCGAAGGGGATCGCGGCGAAGGGGGAGCTGCGCCACCAGTACCACCACTCGGTGGACGTCGTGGCGACGGTGCTCGACGTGATCGGCATCGCGATGCCGGAGTCCTACCGCGGAGTGCCGCAGCGACCGCTCGACGGCGTCTCGATGAAGTACTCCTTCGACGCCGCGCCGGACGGGCCGACGCGGAAGAGCGTGCAGTACTACTCGATGCTCGGCACCAGGGGCATTTGGAAGGACGGCTGGAAGGCGGCGGCGGTGCACGCGCCGCTGAGCGGCAAGGGCCACTTCGACGACGACGTGTGGGAGCTGTACCACGTGGCGGAGGACCGCTCCGAGTCGAACGACCTCGCCGCGACGCACCCGGAGAAGCTGCAGGAGCTCATCGCCGCGTGGTTCGCGGAGGCGGAGGCGAACTTCGCCCTTCCCCTCGACGACCGGTCGGCCCGCGAGATCCTCACGGTTCCCCGGCCTCAGGCCGAGGCGCCCCGGGAGCGGTACGTCTACTTCCCCGGCACCGCGGCGGTGCCGGAGAGCGTCGCGGTGAACGTCCGCGGGCGCTCCTACAAGATCATCGCCGACGTCATCCTGGAGCAGGGCGCCGAGGGAGTGCTCTTCGCGCACGGCTCCCGCTTCGGCGGGCACTCGCTGTTCCTCAAGGACAACAGGCTCGTCTACGTGTACAACTTCCTCGGCATCCCGCCGGAGCAGTCGTTCACCTCGGACGAGCTCGCCCCCGGCCCGCACACCCTGGGCGTGGAGTTCGTGCGGGAGGGAGCGGGGGAGCACGGCGAGTCCGTCGGCACCGCCACGCTGTACGTCGATGATCGCGCCGTGGCGTCCGGTCCGATGCGGGCCCAAGTCGGCAAGTTCACGCTCTGCGGCGACGGGCTCTGCGTCGGGTGGGACAGTGCCGACCCGGTGAGTGCGCAGTACGCCAACCCGTTCCCGTTCACCGGCGGCACGCTCCTGGGCGTGGCGGTCGACGTGAGCGCGGAGCAGTATCTCGATATGGAGCTCGAGGCGGCCGCGATGCTGTCGCGCGAGTGA
- a CDS encoding formylglycine-generating enzyme family protein has product MIEVPGGTLLMGSDEFYPEEGPVHERRVEAFALDQHPVTNRQYAAFVEDTGYVTIAERPMDPADYPGVHPDDLVPGAMVFTPTRGPVDLRDWRQWWRWEPEASWRHPFGPASSIDDRLDHPVVQVAYPDAVAYAAWAGKRLATEAEWEWAARGGLVGARFAWGQETKPDGTLMADTWQGAFPYRNDGADGWIGTAPVASFPANGYGLHDMIGNVWEWTADYWTHRHVPPGAVGVDAGQRASLLSSEPGSPIPRRVLKGGSHLCAPEYCLRYRPAARSAQAEDTAMTHIGFRCAL; this is encoded by the coding sequence ATGATCGAGGTCCCCGGCGGAACGCTGCTCATGGGGTCGGACGAGTTCTACCCGGAGGAAGGCCCCGTCCACGAACGGCGCGTGGAGGCGTTCGCGCTGGATCAGCACCCCGTGACGAACCGCCAGTACGCCGCGTTCGTCGAGGACACCGGCTACGTCACGATCGCCGAGCGGCCGATGGACCCCGCCGACTACCCCGGGGTGCATCCGGACGACCTCGTCCCCGGCGCCATGGTGTTCACGCCGACTCGCGGCCCCGTCGACCTGCGCGACTGGCGGCAGTGGTGGCGGTGGGAGCCCGAGGCGTCCTGGCGCCACCCGTTCGGACCGGCCTCGTCGATCGACGACCGCCTCGATCATCCGGTCGTGCAGGTCGCGTACCCCGATGCCGTCGCCTACGCCGCGTGGGCAGGCAAGCGCCTTGCCACGGAGGCGGAGTGGGAATGGGCGGCGCGCGGCGGCCTCGTCGGCGCCCGCTTCGCCTGGGGTCAGGAGACGAAGCCGGACGGCACCCTCATGGCCGACACCTGGCAGGGCGCCTTCCCGTACCGGAACGACGGTGCCGACGGGTGGATCGGCACCGCGCCGGTCGCCTCGTTCCCCGCGAACGGGTACGGCCTGCACGACATGATCGGCAACGTCTGGGAGTGGACGGCGGACTACTGGACGCACCGGCACGTGCCGCCGGGCGCGGTGGGGGTCGACGCCGGTCAACGCGCGAGCCTGCTGTCCTCCGAGCCCGGGTCGCCCATCCCTCGCCGCGTGCTCAAGGGGGGATCGCACCTGTGCGCTCCGGAGTACTGCCTCCGCTACCGCCCCGCGGCGCGATCGGCGCAGGCGGAGGACACCGCCATGACCCACATCGGGTTCCGCTGCGCCCTGTGA